One part of the Sneathia vaginalis genome encodes these proteins:
- a CDS encoding class II aldolase/adducin family protein has translation MNEELKKELLEVARQAQRIGLCKHKSGNFSVRIPGTNKLYVTPSAIDREELTEDDLCIMDLDGNVLYHKEGVKPSSETMMHLEIYKEREDVKAIVHTHSKMATAFAVLAKPIPGVIFEAATLGLKEGYVPVAKYARPGTVELSKSVIEPIRISDMVLLEKHGVVAVGCDIKDAFLKAQYVEEIAEIYYMTLMINKGVEPPRFSVEELNKWKYPEKFSK, from the coding sequence ATGAACGAAGAATTAAAAAAAGAATTATTAGAAGTTGCAAGACAAGCACAAAGAATAGGCTTATGTAAACACAAATCAGGTAATTTTAGTGTTAGAATACCTGGAACAAATAAGCTATATGTCACACCATCTGCAATTGATAGAGAAGAATTAACTGAAGATGATTTATGTATAATGGACTTAGATGGTAACGTTCTTTATCATAAAGAAGGAGTTAAGCCATCAAGTGAAACTATGATGCATTTGGAAATATATAAAGAAAGAGAAGATGTAAAAGCTATAGTTCATACACATTCTAAAATGGCAACAGCATTTGCTGTATTAGCAAAACCTATACCAGGTGTAATATTCGAAGCAGCAACATTAGGTTTAAAAGAAGGTTATGTACCAGTTGCAAAATACGCAAGACCTGGTACAGTTGAATTATCTAAATCTGTAATAGAACCTATAAGAATATCTGATATGGTATTATTAGAAAAACATGGAGTTGTAGCAGTAGGATGCGATATAAAAGATGCATTTTTAAAAGCACAATATGTAGAAGAAATAGCAGAAATATACTATATGACATTAATGATAAATAAAGGAGTTGAACCGCCAAGATTTTCAGTTGAAGAATTAAACAAGTGGAAATATCCAGAAAAATTTTCAAAATAA
- a CDS encoding dihydroxyacetone kinase subunit DhaK → MKKIINKKEDYVKELVNGIVKAHSDKVKLLNDDFRILVKKEKSQDKVGLVTGGGSGHLPLFLGYVGEGMLDACAIGNVFASPSSKKMYEAIKYVDSGKGVLCVYGNYGGDKMNFSMARDESSFDDIEVEEVIVSDDIASSNDKKSRRGVAGLVYAYKIAGTLAKKGYTLKEVKSKTEKALENIRTMGIALTPCIVPEVGKPTFTILENEMEIGMGIHGEKGINTTNMKTAKEIVDIILNKIETEIKLEKGDKISVLVNGLGATSLDELYIVYNEIYDRYSKIGVNILKPLIGEYATSMEMAGLSITVFKLDNETEELLLSEDELTFMK, encoded by the coding sequence ATGAAAAAAATAATAAACAAAAAGGAAGACTACGTTAAAGAATTGGTAAATGGAATAGTAAAAGCTCATAGTGATAAAGTAAAATTATTAAACGATGACTTTAGAATTTTAGTTAAAAAGGAAAAATCACAAGATAAAGTAGGGCTTGTAACTGGAGGTGGAAGTGGACATTTACCATTGTTTCTAGGTTATGTAGGAGAAGGAATGTTGGATGCCTGTGCTATAGGTAATGTATTTGCATCACCATCAAGTAAAAAGATGTATGAAGCAATAAAGTACGTTGACTCAGGGAAAGGTGTATTATGCGTATATGGAAACTATGGTGGAGACAAGATGAATTTTTCTATGGCAAGAGATGAAAGTAGTTTTGATGATATTGAAGTTGAAGAAGTAATAGTTAGTGATGATATTGCTTCATCAAATGATAAAAAATCAAGAAGAGGAGTCGCAGGATTAGTATATGCATATAAGATAGCAGGGACATTAGCAAAAAAAGGATATACTTTAAAAGAAGTAAAGTCTAAAACAGAAAAAGCGTTAGAAAATATTAGAACTATGGGTATTGCACTAACACCATGCATAGTTCCAGAAGTAGGAAAACCTACATTTACCATCTTAGAAAATGAAATGGAAATAGGTATGGGTATACATGGTGAAAAAGGAATTAATACTACTAATATGAAAACAGCAAAAGAAATTGTTGATATTATACTAAATAAAATAGAAACAGAAATAAAATTAGAAAAAGGAGATAAAATTTCTGTATTAGTTAATGGTTTAGGTGCTACATCATTAGATGAGCTATATATAGTATATAATGAAATATATGATAGATATAGCAAAATAGGTGTTAATATATTAAAACCACTTATAGGTGAATATGCAACTTCAATGGAAATGGCAGGATTATCAATAACAGTATTTAAGTTGGATAATGAAACTGAAGAATTACTTTTAAGTGAAGATGAATTAACATTTATGAAATGA
- a CDS encoding dihydroxyacetone kinase subunit L — MSVDIKEIFKKIYGNIHTNKEYLIKLDQEFGDGDLGLTMDEGFNAVCDYVQKNEIADKGILFKDISSSFNEAAPSSLGTIISMFFMGMARELKGKTDPTKEEYIYSLQKGLEYLKSKIDTKLGDKTILDSLEPAIVEFNKTKDKIKAYESAKEGMEETKNMISNQGRAKYHGEKTLGHIDGGAYVSYLVFKSISE; from the coding sequence ATGAGCGTTGATATAAAAGAAATATTTAAAAAAATTTATGGCAATATACATACTAATAAAGAATATTTAATTAAATTAGATCAAGAATTTGGAGATGGAGACTTAGGTTTAACTATGGATGAAGGATTTAATGCAGTATGTGATTATGTACAAAAAAATGAAATAGCTGATAAAGGTATATTATTTAAGGATATAAGCAGTTCATTTAACGAAGCAGCACCTTCATCATTAGGAACAATAATTTCTATGTTTTTCATGGGAATGGCAAGGGAATTAAAAGGTAAGACTGATCCTACAAAGGAAGAATATATATATTCATTACAAAAAGGATTAGAATACTTGAAATCTAAAATAGATACTAAATTAGGTGATAAGACAATTTTAGACTCATTAGAACCAGCTATTGTAGAATTTAATAAAACTAAGGATAAAATAAAGGCATATGAAAGTGCAAAAGAAGGAATGGAAGAAACAAAAAATATGATTTCTAATCAAGGTAGAGCAAAGTATCATGGAGAAAAAACATTAGGTCATATAGATGGTGGAGCTTATGTGTCATACTTGGTATTTAAGAGTATTTCCGAATAA
- a CDS encoding NCS2 family permease, with translation MKTFLENFFKLKENNTTVKTEILAGITTFMTMAYILIVNPAVLSDAGMNHGAVFTTTAISAFIATVVMGIYANYPFALAPGMGLNAYFAYTIVLGKGLSWQFALTAVLIEGLIFIVLTMTKVRETIVNSIPMSLKNAVSAGIGIFIAFIGLIQSGLVVPAKGIPLTLGNIMSPVAILTIFGIFITLFLLVKRIPGGILLGMLITTLLAIPFGVTKLPSSIIGLPSSISPIFFKFEFHNILTFNMVIAIFAFLFVDLFDTVGTLVGVASKADMLDENGNLPKARQALLADAIGTSIGACLGTSTVTTFVESAAGVAEGGKTGLTAIVTAILFIVALIFEPIFAIIPPCATASALIVVGLFMIGNILKIDFSDFTEGLPAFLAIIMMPLSYSIANGIVFGIVSYAIIKLITGKGKQVSLVVYILAIIFVLRYIIEAFI, from the coding sequence ATGAAAACATTTTTAGAAAATTTCTTTAAACTTAAAGAAAATAACACTACTGTTAAAACTGAAATTTTAGCAGGTATCACAACTTTTATGACTATGGCGTACATTTTAATAGTCAACCCTGCAGTATTATCTGATGCTGGTATGAACCATGGTGCTGTATTTACTACAACAGCTATTTCAGCTTTTATTGCTACCGTAGTTATGGGTATATATGCTAATTATCCATTCGCACTTGCTCCTGGTATGGGACTTAATGCATACTTTGCATATACTATTGTACTTGGTAAGGGTCTAAGTTGGCAATTTGCACTAACAGCAGTTTTAATTGAAGGTTTAATTTTCATAGTTCTTACAATGACTAAGGTTCGTGAAACTATAGTTAACTCTATACCTATGTCATTAAAGAATGCAGTAAGTGCTGGTATTGGTATATTTATTGCCTTCATTGGTTTAATTCAATCAGGTTTAGTTGTTCCTGCAAAGGGTATACCTTTAACATTAGGTAATATTATGAGCCCTGTTGCAATACTTACAATTTTTGGAATATTTATTACTTTATTCCTATTAGTTAAAAGAATACCTGGTGGAATATTATTAGGTATGTTAATTACTACTTTACTTGCTATACCTTTTGGTGTTACAAAATTACCTAGTTCAATAATAGGTTTACCATCAAGTATATCACCAATATTCTTTAAGTTTGAATTTCATAATATATTAACATTTAATATGGTTATTGCTATATTTGCATTCTTATTCGTAGACTTATTTGATACAGTAGGAACATTAGTTGGTGTTGCATCAAAAGCTGATATGTTAGATGAAAATGGTAACTTACCTAAAGCAAGACAAGCTTTACTTGCAGATGCAATAGGTACATCAATAGGTGCTTGCCTTGGTACTTCAACTGTTACTACATTCGTTGAAAGTGCAGCTGGTGTTGCTGAAGGTGGTAAAACAGGTTTAACTGCAATAGTTACAGCTATATTGTTTATAGTAGCTCTAATATTTGAACCTATATTTGCAATCATACCTCCATGTGCTACAGCATCAGCATTAATAGTTGTTGGACTTTTCATGATAGGTAATATCTTGAAAATAGACTTCTCTGATTTCACTGAAGGTCTACCAGCATTCTTAGCAATAATTATGATGCCTTTATCATACTCTATTGCAAATGGTATAGTATTCGGTATAGTTTCTTATGCTATTATTAAATTAATAACTGGAAAAGGAAAACAAGTATCATTAGTTGTTTATATATTAGCAATAATATTTGTATTAAGATATATTATTGAAGCATTTATTTAG
- a CDS encoding Na+/H+ antiporter NhaC family protein, translating to MKYKIKSNGKALIPFIIFIGMYLFTGFYLTYSGEKLAFYKVNSPIFVILGIISAFILFKGDISSKFNNLIKGCGDENILIMCLIYLLAGAFASVTKATGSVESTVNLGMSIIPVKYLVAGIFLMASFISISTGTSVGTIVTVGPLAIGLSEKSGIYLPLVLGALVGGAMFGDNLSIISDTTIAATRTQNVNMSDKFKMNLKIALPAAIITFLIYMFSLNNINTVNIGSVNYSLIKVVPYILVLVLAVSGVNVFVTLTIGTVFCGIIGISTNVFGVVGYCSKIYEGFNNMFEIFLLSFLTGGLAYMVRKEGGIDYIIEKAKKCLKGSKTAELGISALISILDIAVANNTVAIIIAGPVAKEISNEYNVDPRRVASLLDVFSCVFQGLIPYGAQILIATSLTKGMLSPFALIPYFWYQFILAVFAILSIYIPYSNLKNN from the coding sequence ATGAAATACAAGATAAAATCAAATGGAAAAGCACTAATACCTTTTATTATTTTCATAGGAATGTATCTTTTTACAGGATTTTACTTAACTTATTCTGGAGAGAAGTTAGCGTTTTACAAAGTAAATTCCCCTATATTCGTAATACTAGGTATAATATCAGCATTTATACTCTTTAAAGGAGATATATCAAGTAAATTTAATAATTTAATAAAGGGTTGCGGAGATGAAAATATTTTAATAATGTGTCTTATCTATCTATTAGCAGGAGCATTTGCAAGTGTTACAAAAGCAACAGGTAGTGTAGAATCAACCGTTAACTTAGGTATGAGTATTATTCCAGTTAAATATTTAGTTGCAGGAATATTTTTAATGGCATCATTTATATCTATTTCAACAGGTACATCTGTTGGAACAATAGTAACTGTTGGACCATTAGCTATAGGTTTATCTGAAAAATCAGGAATATATTTACCATTAGTATTAGGAGCTCTAGTAGGTGGAGCAATGTTTGGCGATAATTTATCAATAATATCAGATACAACCATTGCAGCAACAAGAACACAAAATGTTAATATGAGTGATAAATTTAAAATGAATTTAAAAATTGCATTACCAGCAGCTATAATAACATTTTTGATATATATGTTTAGTTTAAATAATATAAATACTGTAAATATTGGTTCTGTAAATTATAGTCTTATTAAAGTAGTACCATATATATTAGTATTGGTACTAGCGGTATCAGGAGTAAATGTTTTTGTAACATTGACTATAGGAACAGTATTTTGCGGGATTATAGGGATTAGCACTAATGTATTTGGTGTAGTTGGATACTGTTCTAAAATATATGAAGGCTTTAATAATATGTTTGAAATCTTCTTATTATCTTTTCTAACAGGAGGTTTAGCATATATGGTTAGAAAAGAAGGAGGTATAGACTATATCATAGAAAAAGCAAAGAAGTGCTTAAAAGGTAGTAAAACAGCAGAATTAGGTATATCAGCTTTAATTTCAATTCTAGATATTGCAGTGGCTAATAATACAGTTGCTATAATAATAGCAGGGCCTGTAGCAAAAGAAATATCAAATGAATATAATGTGGATCCAAGAAGAGTAGCATCGTTATTAGATGTATTCTCATGTGTATTCCAAGGTTTAATTCCATATGGAGCACAAATATTAATAGCAACAAGTTTAACAAAGGGTATGCTTAGTCCCTTTGCACTAATACCATATTTCTGGTATCAGTTTATACTAGCAGTTTTTGCTATTTTATCAATCTACATACCATATTCTAATTTAAAAAATAACTGA
- a CDS encoding metal ABC transporter solute-binding protein, Zn/Mn family → MKKILVYLCMLISFTGFSKLRVGITMLPYYCFVSNIVGDKMDVVPLVPANVNAHTYDATAQDIKRLNTVNVVVANGVGHDMFLNKMLRATKKNIPVINANKRTTLMHIAGQRRSGIVNPHTFISVTQSIQQVNYIASELARIDSKNAGYYRQNASRYIAKLRSIKTEALRKVKGKSRNIRIATTHGGYDYLLNEFGLSVTTVVEPSYVQSPSLTDAKIAINKMKSNKVKILFDEQVSNHKLANTIQRETGVHIAVLNHMTNGAYKKDAFEKALRENMNAVCNAIQKVAK, encoded by the coding sequence ATGAAAAAAATATTAGTTTATTTATGCATGTTAATAAGTTTTACAGGGTTTTCAAAATTAAGAGTTGGTATAACAATGTTACCATATTATTGTTTTGTATCAAATATAGTTGGAGATAAAATGGATGTAGTTCCATTAGTGCCAGCAAATGTTAATGCACATACTTATGATGCAACAGCACAAGATATTAAGAGATTAAATACAGTAAATGTTGTAGTTGCAAATGGAGTAGGGCATGATATGTTTTTAAACAAAATGTTAAGAGCAACTAAAAAAAATATACCAGTAATTAATGCAAATAAAAGAACAACACTTATGCACATAGCAGGGCAAAGAAGAAGTGGTATAGTAAATCCACATACATTTATTTCAGTTACACAAAGTATACAACAAGTAAATTATATCGCATCTGAATTAGCAAGAATAGATTCAAAAAATGCAGGATATTATAGACAAAATGCTTCAAGATATATAGCAAAATTAAGAAGTATAAAAACAGAAGCATTAAGAAAAGTTAAAGGTAAATCAAGAAATATTAGAATTGCTACAACACATGGAGGATATGACTATTTATTAAACGAATTTGGTCTAAGTGTTACTACTGTTGTAGAACCTTCATATGTTCAAAGTCCAAGTTTGACAGATGCTAAGATAGCAATTAATAAGATGAAGTCAAATAAGGTTAAAATACTATTTGACGAACAAGTTTCAAACCATAAATTAGCAAATACTATACAAAGAGAAACTGGTGTACATATAGCTGTATTAAATCATATGACAAATGGAGCATACAAAAAGGATGCATTTGAAAAAGCACTTAGAGAAAATATGAATGCAGTATGTAACGCAATACAAAAGGTAGCAAAATGA
- the ybaK gene encoding Cys-tRNA(Pro) deacylase: MKKTNAMRILDSKKIAYDEIEYDTSKGISGVDVAISTGENPANVYKTLVTYSKDKEYFVFVVPVGCELDLKKAANVAKTKKIDMLPQKELLNLTGYVHGGCSPIGMKKLFKTFIDISAKGKEYIFVSGGKVGLQVKINPDDILKVTNVKYEDIVK; the protein is encoded by the coding sequence ATGAAAAAAACAAATGCAATGAGAATTTTAGATTCTAAAAAGATAGCATATGATGAAATAGAATATGACACAAGTAAAGGTATATCAGGTGTTGATGTTGCAATAAGTACAGGTGAAAATCCTGCAAATGTTTACAAGACACTAGTTACATATTCAAAAGATAAAGAATACTTTGTATTTGTAGTTCCAGTAGGTTGTGAATTAGATTTAAAAAAGGCTGCAAATGTAGCGAAAACAAAAAAGATTGATATGTTACCACAAAAAGAACTATTAAATCTTACAGGATATGTACATGGAGGTTGTTCACCTATAGGAATGAAAAAGCTATTTAAAACATTTATAGATATAAGTGCCAAAGGCAAGGAATATATATTTGTTAGTGGTGGCAAGGTAGGACTTCAAGTAAAGATTAATCCAGATGATATATTGAAAGTAACGAATGTAAAATATGAAGATATAGTAAAATAA
- a CDS encoding class I SAM-dependent methyltransferase, translating to MQHYFSEKPDTISKRKDIFLNFLDKDFIFTTDNGIFSKNHVDLGTLILLKEIIKNYSNKDFSVLDIGCGYGVVGTIIKTFYPTCTITLSDINERALDLSSVNLEKNNINKFNITKSNLYENISDTFDLIISNPPIRAGKKLIFELYQKSYEHLNENGVFFCVIMTKHGAKSTEKELKNIFQEVFCLNICEGYRVYMATKKGL from the coding sequence ATGCAACATTACTTCAGTGAAAAACCTGATACAATTTCAAAAAGAAAAGATATATTTTTAAATTTTCTAGATAAAGATTTTATCTTTACAACTGATAATGGTATATTTTCAAAAAATCATGTTGATTTAGGTACACTAATCTTATTAAAAGAAATCATTAAAAATTATTCTAATAAAGACTTTAGTGTACTTGATATTGGTTGTGGATATGGTGTTGTTGGGACTATAATAAAGACATTTTATCCTACATGCACTATTACACTATCTGATATTAATGAACGTGCACTTGATTTATCTAGTGTAAATTTAGAAAAAAACAATATTAATAAGTTTAATATTACTAAATCAAATCTTTATGAAAATATTTCTGATACTTTTGATTTGATTATATCTAACCCTCCAATTAGAGCTGGTAAAAAGCTAATATTTGAACTATATCAAAAAAGCTATGAACACTTAAATGAAAATGGAGTATTTTTCTGTGTTATTATGACAAAGCATGGAGCAAAATCAACTGAAAAAGAATTAAAAAATATATTCCAAGAAGTTTTTTGCCTTAATATATGCGAGGGTTATAGGGTATATATGGCAACAAAAAAAGGGTTATAA
- a CDS encoding GNAT family N-acetyltransferase — MIIKKLDATLDRDILKRIYLYEEKIFGTAGVGQYNISPFTKYGSTYAIFNDTDIISVIEVIFSRDNIAYIYGVSTNEKFQNKGYARMLMNFMFSDLKDISIFELTVTCSNTYAIRLYSSLGFKITKNLDNEYFDNEKRFLMRKEK, encoded by the coding sequence ATGATAATTAAAAAATTAGATGCTACTCTTGATAGGGATATTCTTAAAAGAATATATCTGTATGAAGAAAAAATATTTGGAACTGCTGGTGTTGGACAATACAATATATCGCCCTTTACAAAATATGGTAGTACTTATGCAATTTTTAATGATACAGATATTATTTCAGTAATTGAAGTTATTTTTTCTAGAGATAATATAGCATATATATATGGTGTATCAACAAATGAAAAATTTCAAAATAAGGGATATGCTAGAATGTTAATGAACTTTATGTTTTCTGACTTAAAAGATATTTCAATTTTTGAATTAACTGTTACTTGTAGTAATACTTATGCAATAAGGCTATATAGCTCTTTAGGATTTAAGATTACAAAAAACTTAGATAATGAATATTTTGATAATGAAAAAAGATTTTTAATGAGAAAGGAAAAATAA
- the truA gene encoding tRNA pseudouridine(38-40) synthase TruA, whose protein sequence is MDIRMVYSYDGSKFYGMQRQKNKITVQGEIERVIFEVFNEKINLISSGRTDRGVHALMQVSNFKISKTIPPIAIKKQLNKALYGKIKVYNIDIVDKDFNSRYMATYRTYLYRLKYIDDISPFEASYISEIRKDIDIEKINKKLALFVGEHDFTLYSKSDKDQKNPVRKIYSANCVKINDEFQIIIKGNSFLKSMIRLIVASCIYEDEKTIINKLNGIGNGPKKILSPNGLYLKEVCYDN, encoded by the coding sequence ATGGATATAAGGATGGTATACTCTTATGATGGAAGTAAATTCTATGGTATGCAAAGACAAAAGAATAAGATTACAGTTCAAGGTGAAATAGAAAGAGTAATATTTGAAGTTTTCAATGAGAAAATAAACTTAATTAGCTCTGGAAGAACTGATAGAGGTGTACACGCATTAATGCAAGTATCAAATTTTAAAATATCTAAAACTATCCCTCCTATTGCTATTAAAAAGCAACTTAATAAAGCTCTTTATGGTAAAATAAAGGTCTATAACATTGATATTGTAGATAAAGACTTTAATTCTAGATATATGGCTACTTACAGAACATATTTATATAGATTAAAATATATTGATGATATATCACCTTTTGAAGCTTCATATATATCTGAAATACGAAAAGATATTGATATTGAAAAAATAAATAAAAAACTAGCTTTATTTGTTGGTGAACATGATTTTACACTTTATTCTAAATCTGATAAAGACCAAAAAAATCCAGTCAGAAAGATTTATTCTGCTAATTGTGTAAAAATTAATGATGAGTTTCAGATTATAATAAAAGGTAATAGTTTTTTAAAATCTATGATAAGACTAATTGTAGCTTCTTGCATATATGAAGATGAAAAAACTATAATAAATAAGCTTAACGGTATAGGTAATGGACCTAAAAAAATATTATCCCCTAATGGTCTATACCTAAAAGAGGTATGTTATGATAATTAA
- a CDS encoding HAD family hydrolase, producing MKKAIIYDFDKTIYSKETSMAFMFFFLKRHRYLIPKFILNLTIILFNIKDLKKVKNIFFSIFKGMDIENDINLFWENEIKNIYPYFFEEIKENRKDADLLILISASPDFLLEPIYKKLGFDILISTKYSNFTLIGKNCKKDEKLKRLNELGSFDVLCFYSDSLSDLPLFNIAKKKISINKGNKVLGLPKKNGWLDRWI from the coding sequence ATGAAAAAGGCTATAATCTATGACTTTGATAAAACAATATACAGTAAGGAAACAAGCATGGCTTTTATGTTTTTTTTCTTAAAACGTCATAGATACCTTATACCAAAATTCATATTAAACCTTACCATAATACTTTTTAATATTAAGGATTTAAAAAAAGTAAAAAATATATTTTTTAGTATATTTAAAGGAATGGATATAGAAAATGATATTAATTTATTCTGGGAAAATGAAATAAAAAATATTTATCCATATTTTTTTGAAGAAATAAAGGAAAATAGGAAGGATGCCGACTTATTAATCCTAATATCTGCATCTCCCGATTTTTTACTAGAACCCATTTACAAAAAATTAGGCTTTGATATATTAATATCAACAAAATATTCAAACTTTACTCTTATTGGAAAAAATTGTAAAAAAGATGAAAAACTAAAAAGATTAAATGAATTAGGAAGTTTTGATGTGCTTTGCTTTTACTCTGATAGCTTATCTGATCTTCCCTTATTCAACATAGCAAAAAAGAAAATTAGTATAAATAAAGGAAATAAGGTGTTAGGCTTACCTAAAAAGAATGGGTGGTTGGATAGATGGATATAA
- a CDS encoding GspE/PulE family protein — protein MGNTTTKDIASSNVFITHNIILEANDIIRRGIALKASDIHIQDYYGKCLIEYRVNGVIKLDNTLNNASELISRIKIMAKMNVAEKRLPQDGNITFENHDLRVCVMPSITGENVVIRILNSTLSDISLKTLGFNENNISKIKKALSKSHGLILVTGPTGSGKSTTLLSFTHLLNTGNKKIITIEDPVENKVNGIIQVQVNEEIGLSFPCILRSSLRSDPDIIIISEIRDELTAKIAIRAALTGHLVLATLHTNDCITSFARLIDMSIPKYLLLDSVVMIVSQRLLCSNDNKLIKDRIMINEVLYMQEKEKDIFSRYTLNSDILHELKKLDFKTMMEDCNEKGYNL, from the coding sequence ATGGGAAATACTACAACTAAAGACATTGCTTCTAGCAATGTCTTTATAACTCACAATATAATTTTAGAAGCAAATGATATAATTCGAAGAGGAATTGCATTAAAAGCAAGTGACATACACATACAAGATTATTATGGAAAATGCCTCATAGAATATAGGGTAAATGGGGTAATAAAATTAGATAATACTTTAAACAATGCGAGTGAATTAATATCACGTATAAAGATAATGGCTAAAATGAATGTTGCTGAAAAAAGGTTACCACAAGATGGTAATATTACATTTGAAAATCACGATTTAAGAGTCTGTGTAATGCCTAGTATAACAGGTGAAAATGTTGTTATTAGAATACTAAATTCTACCTTATCAGATATATCATTAAAAACATTGGGATTTAATGAAAATAATATTAGTAAGATAAAAAAGGCATTATCTAAATCACATGGCTTAATCCTTGTAACTGGTCCAACAGGTAGTGGTAAGTCTACCACTCTACTATCCTTTACACATCTATTAAATACAGGTAATAAAAAGATAATAACAATTGAAGATCCTGTAGAAAATAAGGTAAATGGTATAATACAAGTACAGGTTAATGAAGAAATAGGTTTAAGTTTTCCATGTATTTTAAGAAGTTCACTAAGATCTGATCCTGATATAATAATAATTTCAGAAATTCGTGATGAATTAACAGCAAAAATTGCAATTCGTGCAGCTCTTACTGGTCACCTTGTACTTGCAACTCTACATACTAATGATTGTATTACAAGTTTTGCAAGACTTATCGATATGTCAATTCCTAAATATTTACTACTAGATTCTGTTGTGATGATAGTATCTCAAAGATTACTTTGTTCAAATGATAATAAATTAATAAAAGATAGAATAATGATAAATGAAGTCTTATACATGCAAGAGAAAGAAAAAGATATATTTTCAAGATATACATTAAATTCTGATATACTACATGAATTAAAAAAACTAGACTTTAAAACAATGATGGAGGACTGTAATGAAAAAGGCTATAATCTATGA
- a CDS encoding L-threonylcarbamoyladenylate synthase translates to MNKNKIEDGIKLLLEGRCIIVPTDTVYGLGAIPTKKAIEQLYLLKKRDKNKKILALVSDYNDFFKLTDDIDLNLIKHFLPGALSIVCKTKKEFVDLLGPTVGIRIPDNDLTRDIIRRVGGILMTTSANISGEPPVTNISNISDELLKNVPLIITTDKNLSGIPSTIVSYLDGKYSLIRQGQINFEEILKIGGETNENG, encoded by the coding sequence ATGAATAAAAATAAGATAGAAGATGGTATTAAGTTATTACTAGAAGGTCGTTGTATAATAGTACCAACTGATACTGTTTATGGTTTAGGTGCAATACCTACAAAAAAAGCAATAGAACAACTATATCTCTTAAAAAAAAGAGATAAAAATAAAAAGATTTTGGCTTTAGTATCTGATTATAATGATTTTTTTAAATTAACAGACGATATTGACTTAAATCTTATCAAACATTTTCTACCAGGTGCATTAAGTATTGTATGTAAGACAAAAAAAGAATTTGTTGACTTACTAGGTCCTACTGTTGGAATAAGAATACCTGATAATGACTTAACAAGAGATATTATACGAAGAGTTGGTGGAATACTTATGACTACTAGTGCTAATATATCTGGCGAACCCCCTGTCACAAATATTAGCAATATATCAGATGAACTTTTAAAAAATGTTCCTCTAATAATCACAACAGATAAAAATTTATCTGGCATTCCCTCAACAATAGTGTCATATCTTGATGGTAAATATAGTTTGATAAGACAAGGCCAAATTAATTTTGAAGAAATACTTAAGATTGGAGGAGAAACTAATGAAAATGGTTAA